CCCTGGTTCCCCTCCCTGATCATACGAATTACATCGCTAACAATCTCCCTGTGATCAAAGGCCAGATCAGGCAGTTCGTTAAGTCCGAACCACCGGAGACCGGCGGCATCACTACCCGCTTTCGGATGACCCATCTTGCTGTTCCAGATCATAATAAATACCTGGGTGATGGTGCGCCCTCTGGGATCTCGCCCGGGTTTGTCATAGGTGTCGAAACGGATCAGTTCACCGGCCCTGATACCGGTTTCCTCCATCAGCTCCCTGCGCGCAGCCTCCTTCAGTGTTTCTTCCATCTCCATAAATCCCCCTGGCAGGGCCCACATTTGTCTGAAGGGCGGATCTTTGCGCTGAATAAGCAGGATTTCGGGCAGTTCTTCAAGCCTTAGAACGGCTATGTCGACAGTCAGAGAGGGTCTGGGATAATCGTATCTGTATGCTCCGGGCATTACTGTTCTAAGGTTTTTGCTTCAGATTCTTTTAATGACTCTGAGTTTATGGGTATATCTCTCTTTTATATGGCTGTATATGCCATGATGATCCAGAAGGTCGATGCTTACAGAATCTGAACAGTGAATAAGCCTGCCACCATCCAGTATCATTCCAACATGGATAATCTCACCCTCCTCATCATCAAAGAAAGCCAGGTCCCCTTCCTCCACTTCGTAAATAAAGTTGATGGTGGTTCCCAGTTCTGCCTGCTGCCGGCAGTGTCGCGGTAAATTCTTTCCCATCATCCTGCAAAGCATCTGCACCAGTCCCGGCCCGTCAAATCCGAAGCCCGACCTTCCCCCCGGAAGGGCGGGAAGGGAAACGATTCGCCTTCCGATCCCCTCCGGACTGAATTCTTCCCCGGCCCTGATAAGGCCTTCCCCGCTCATCAGTTCGAAATCATGGCCATACCAGGAAAGTGTATTCCCGTTTTCCCTGTTCCAAACGGCTCCTGCAGGCAGGATCCGTTGTTGGCCCTGGGTCAGGTCAAGGATGGTCGTGGATGGCAGTGAAGCCAGCCTGACTGCTCTCAGTTGCCCCTTTTCCTCCTCATCAGGGGCCTCTCTGAGTTCAACCCCCTGTTCCGCAACCCAACCCTCTGTTCCGTCAAATTCAGCTCTTATATGGAGCCACTTTGCGGCTTTCTCGCGGAGAGTGAACTCCTCACCGAACAGCAGCTGAGAAATCATCCTCGATCTGAGATCCGGCTCAGACATAATGGGTATATAGGCGTGAATGGTACTTCCTTTGATCATGATGTGTTTTTTCTGTAGAGGATGCAGTTTACAAGCTTTTGAACAAAAATACAAGGGAGAGGTTAAAAGTTGGATAAGATATTTTAAATTCACTTCATGAACTGGATCAAGAGTATAGTCAGATTCTGGAAAACCATTCAGATCGTCCTCATTTACCTCCTCAGTATTGTCCTTGTCTATTTCATGTTTCCCCGGGAAGGTAAGTTCCGGTACGAGTATACCAAGAATAAGCCCTGGATGCATGAAAACCTGGTGGCCCCGTTCGATTTCCCCGTTTACAAATCAGATCAGGTCCTGCAAAGGGAAATGGACAGCCTTCAGGCAAATTCCTTTCTGTATTTCATACACGATTCACTTGTTGGCAGGCAAATGATAACTGCTTTTAAAAGTGACTACGAAAGCATTGCCAGGAATATGGGCCTGGAGGAGAAGATGAATCCGGGCTGGGCGCAGATGGCCCTGGTGATTGCCAATGTGCTGGAGGAGACCTATGTACTTGGAATTATTGAGCCTCATCCGGTCCTGGAGGGCCAGGTGGTGGAAGAGACCTCGGTGATGGTGGTTAAAGACGGTCTGGCGGAGGAACATCGACTCACGGCCATGTTTACCGGGCGTACGGCCTATGAATACATAGCTTCAGAACTGGAAGCAGCCGGATCCTCATCCCTGGCAGTTCTGAGCAGGATGAATCTGAACGACTATCTGGAGCCCAATATTATTTATGATCCGGAGATGACCCTGAAAGTGCATCAGGCTGCCCTGGATGAAATGACTCTGTCGCAGGGAATGGTGCAGTCGGGTCAGTTAATCATTGCCAGGGGTGAGCTGGTCACCCAGTCTGATTTTTTGATTATTGAATCCCTTCGTAAGGAGTACGAATCCAATCCGAATGTAGGAAAAAACTACCTGGTTGTTTATGGAGGCCAGTTCCTGTTGATCAGCCTGGTCTTTCTGGCTCTTTTCTGGTTTACCTATTACTTCAGAAAGGATTTTTCTGTCAGCATGAATCAAAGCCTCTTTACACTGGGCATGATTGTGATTATGGTGGGGCTGACCCGTGCGGCCGCCACCCATGAGGCCGTAAGTATCTATGTGGTTCCTTTTGTACTGGTGCCCATTTTCCTGAAGACCTTCTTTGATATCCGCTATGCCCTCTTTGTGCATATGATCACCCTGTTACTGGCAGGCTTCTGGGTCCCGAACAGCTACCAGTTTATACTGATGAATTTTATGGCGGGACTGGTAGGCCTGTTTAGTCTGCGTTCGTATTACAAACGTGGAATCCTCTTCTATACGGCCATTTTTGTAATGGCAGCCTATGCCTCCATCTATATTATTCTTTCGCTGCTGCAGGAGGGCGATTTCAGCCAGATCAACTGGATCGATGTCTTATGGATAGCCGGCAATGGTCTTCTGATCCTGACTGTATATCCGCTGGTGTTCCTTTTTGAGCGTGTTTTCGGCTTTCTCTCCGATGCCACTCTCTTTGAAATGTCCGATACAAATCAGCCTCTGCTGCGCGCTTTGGCTGAAAAAGCACCAGGAACTTTTCAGCACAGCATGCAGGTGGCCAGTCTGTCCGAGGAAGCAGTTATGAAGGTCGGCGGGAATTCCCTGCTGGTGCGCACTGGTGCCCTTTATCACGATATAGGAAAAATGGAAAATCCCCGCTACTTCATAGAAAATCAGCACGAAGGAGCCAATCCGCATAATGAAATGGATGAGCGTACCAGTGCCAGGGTGATCATTGCCCATGTGCACAAAGGAGTGGAGATTGCCAAAAAGCATGGATTGAATGAGAAGATCATCGCGTTTATCACCTCTCATCATGGAACAGGTACGGTGCAGTTTTTTTACCGGACCTTCATAAATACCAACCCGGGTGAAGAAGTGGATATCAGCGAGTTTACCTATCCGGGGCCCAAACCTGCAAACAAGGAGCAGGCTATCCTGATGATGGCCGATTCGGTGGAAGCCGCTTCCAGGACCCTGAAAACCTATACCCGGGAATCCATATCTGAGCTGGTCGAAAATATTATCCGCCGTCAGGAGGAGGAGCAACAGTTTGATGACGCGGATATCACCTTTGCAGATATTACTGCCATCAAAGAGATTTTCAAGAACAGGCTCTCCAACATCTATCACTCCAGGATAGAGTATCCGGAATAATACGCCTGCCTGTTGGCAGTGTTTCTACTCGACCAGTTCGATAATTTCAGTATTGGGATAAGCGGAAGGGGCAAAGTTAAAGGTACTATCCTCAATGGTCCTGTCAATTCTTATCCCGGAGAGGATCATGGTGTAGAGAATGCCTTCCTTGTGTTTTAGCTGGATCACTTCCAGTTTCAGGGAATCCGGATGAATAAACATCTTTAACATGGAGTAGGGCCCCGACCGCTCCTTTGGATAGAGCTGTATTTCGACCAGCTCCCTGCCCTGCTGGGGGGTAACTCCCATGTACATATAGTTAAAGTCCTGTTCATAGGATTTGATGATTCTGATGGGCACTGCCTGGAGATAGCCCGGCTGGCCGGGATCCGGCACACTCACATAGACTTCTTCGTTGTCTGTGTTCTGGGAGAAGAGTTTATCACCGTTGTAATAAACAATATACTCATCAACGATGATCTTGTATTTCAGTCCTTTCATCCAGATCGTTCCTTCGCCCTCAGCAGAGGTCTCCTGCATCAGATCTTCCCGGATATAGTCCATCTTGAGCTCATAGCCAGTATTCAGATCGAACTGTCGGGATACAGCCTGCAGGTATTTGTCGGCCCTGCCGTCCTGCTGGCTGTAAATGGCTGAACCTATACCCGGGAGCAGTGCAAGAAGTATCAAATATCGGATTTGAATCATAAGGGGATCTCCTTTCAGGATAAGCTCTTCAAAATCTGTTCCAAACTGAATTCATCTTTTATCAGGACCTGCCTGGCCTTGCTTCCTTCAAAGGGGCCCAGGATGCCGGCTACCTCCAGTTGATCGACGATCCGGCCTGCCCTGTTATAACCCAGGGAGAGCTTTCTCTGGATCAGTGAGGTGGAACCCTGCTGGTTTTGAACCACCAGCCTGGCAGCCTCTTCAAATTTGTCATCTCTTTTATCCAGGTCCACTTCGGGAGCGCTGCCGCCCTCTTCATCCACAGGCTTAAGCATCAGGGCTGTGGGATAGCCCTTTTGTTGCCCGATAAAATCAGTTACATCTTCAATCTCGGGACCATCCACAAAGGCACATTGCAGACGGATGGGTTCACTCCCGCTGAGGAACAACATATCCCCCCTCCCGATCAGCTGATCGGCACCCGGACCGTCTAGGATGGTCCGGGAATCGATCCCCGAGGCAACCCGGAAAGCGATACGGGCCGGGAAATTTGCCTTAATTACCCCGGTTATAATATTGGTTGTGGGTCGCTGGGTGGCAATAATCAGGTGAATGCCGATGGCCCTGGCCAGCTGGGCCAGCCTGCTGATCGGATGCTCTATCTCCCTGCCTGCCGTCATGATCAGGTCTGCAAATTCATCGATAATGACCACAATAAAGGGCAGGTAACGATGCCCCTTGTTGGGGTTCAGTTTCCGGTTGATAAATTTGCTGTTATACTCTTTGATATTTCTGACCTGGGCCGTCTTCAGCAGGTTGTACCGGTCGTCCATCTCCCCGCAAAGGCTGTTCA
This genomic stretch from Bacteroidales bacterium harbors:
- a CDS encoding outer membrane lipoprotein carrier protein LolA, whose product is MILLALLPGIGSAIYSQQDGRADKYLQAVSRQFDLNTGYELKMDYIREDLMQETSAEGEGTIWMKGLKYKIIVDEYIVYYNGDKLFSQNTDNEEVYVSVPDPGQPGYLQAVPIRIIKSYEQDFNYMYMGVTPQQGRELVEIQLYPKERSGPYSMLKMFIHPDSLKLEVIQLKHKEGILYTMILSGIRIDRTIEDSTFNFAPSAYPNTEIIELVE
- a CDS encoding NUDIX hydrolase yields the protein MPGAYRYDYPRPSLTVDIAVLRLEELPEILLIQRKDPPFRQMWALPGGFMEMEETLKEAARRELMEETGIRAGELIRFDTYDKPGRDPRGRTITQVFIMIWNSKMGHPKAGSDAAGLRWFGLNELPDLAFDHREIVSDVIRMIREGNQG
- a CDS encoding NlpC/P60 family protein: MIKGSTIHAYIPIMSEPDLRSRMISQLLFGEEFTLREKAAKWLHIRAEFDGTEGWVAEQGVELREAPDEEEKGQLRAVRLASLPSTTILDLTQGQQRILPAGAVWNRENGNTLSWYGHDFELMSGEGLIRAGEEFSPEGIGRRIVSLPALPGGRSGFGFDGPGLVQMLCRMMGKNLPRHCRQQAELGTTINFIYEVEEGDLAFFDDEEGEIIHVGMILDGGRLIHCSDSVSIDLLDHHGIYSHIKERYTHKLRVIKRI
- a CDS encoding HDIG domain-containing protein, with amino-acid sequence MNWIKSIVRFWKTIQIVLIYLLSIVLVYFMFPREGKFRYEYTKNKPWMHENLVAPFDFPVYKSDQVLQREMDSLQANSFLYFIHDSLVGRQMITAFKSDYESIARNMGLEEKMNPGWAQMALVIANVLEETYVLGIIEPHPVLEGQVVEETSVMVVKDGLAEEHRLTAMFTGRTAYEYIASELEAAGSSSLAVLSRMNLNDYLEPNIIYDPEMTLKVHQAALDEMTLSQGMVQSGQLIIARGELVTQSDFLIIESLRKEYESNPNVGKNYLVVYGGQFLLISLVFLALFWFTYYFRKDFSVSMNQSLFTLGMIVIMVGLTRAAATHEAVSIYVVPFVLVPIFLKTFFDIRYALFVHMITLLLAGFWVPNSYQFILMNFMAGLVGLFSLRSYYKRGILFYTAIFVMAAYASIYIILSLLQEGDFSQINWIDVLWIAGNGLLILTVYPLVFLFERVFGFLSDATLFEMSDTNQPLLRALAEKAPGTFQHSMQVASLSEEAVMKVGGNSLLVRTGALYHDIGKMENPRYFIENQHEGANPHNEMDERTSARVIIAHVHKGVEIAKKHGLNEKIIAFITSHHGTGTVQFFYRTFINTNPGEEVDISEFTYPGPKPANKEQAILMMADSVEAASRTLKTYTRESISELVENIIRRQEEEQQFDDADITFADITAIKEIFKNRLSNIYHSRIEYPE